A genomic region of Alistipes megaguti contains the following coding sequences:
- a CDS encoding outer membrane beta-barrel protein, whose protein sequence is MKKILLSAIAALCVATAASAQDAGNWAVGPRMNIYTNTGDGIVGLGAFARYSFTDNWRIEPSIIALLHNYCSIDLNVDVQYVFDLGNGWKIYPAAGLTANDIGRWAAGLNLGGGFDYKVARDWDITAGLKWQPMFDDLRKNPVTISIGAAYRF, encoded by the coding sequence ATGAAAAAGATCCTCCTTTCGGCGATCGCCGCTTTGTGCGTAGCCACGGCAGCTTCGGCTCAGGATGCAGGGAATTGGGCAGTCGGTCCCCGTATGAACATCTACACCAATACAGGAGACGGCATCGTCGGATTGGGTGCATTCGCCCGATACAGCTTCACGGACAACTGGCGCATCGAACCCTCGATAATCGCCTTGCTCCACAACTATTGCTCGATCGATCTCAACGTCGATGTGCAGTATGTATTCGACCTCGGTAACGGTTGGAAAATCTATCCCGCAGCCGGTCTGACTGCAAACGATATCGGTCGATGGGCTGCCGGTCTGAATCTCGGCGGCGGTTTCGACTACAAGGTCGCTCGCGACTGGGACATCACGGCCGGACTCAAATGGCAGCCCATGTTCGATGATCTACGCAAAAACCCAGTCACGATCAGTATTGGGGCCGCCTACCGGTTCTGA